The following is a genomic window from Pirellulales bacterium.
CTATACCAGTTGGGAGCGACTGCCCGGTGGCCGGCGGCCAACCGAGCGCGTGCCGCGTCTGGCGCCGAACATCGTGGTTGAAATCCTGAGCGAAGGCAACACGCCGGCAGAGATGGCGGAAAAACGGCGGCTTTACTTTGAGGCCGGTGTCGATCTCGTCTGGGAGATTAATCTTCTGCGGCGCTCGGCGACGGCCTATCGTTCGCCGGCCGACTTCGAAACGCTAGAGAAAGACGGCCGGCTCGAAGGCGGAACGGTCTTGCCGGGCTTCACCTTACCGTTGGCCGAGGTGTTCGCAGAACTTGACCGCCGCGCGTAATTCTACACTCCATGTCGCGAGGTTCAACATGATGACCGCATTGCGAATATCGAACATCGGCAGACGCTCCGCGGAACCGCTCCGGCCGCTGCGAACGTCGACCTTCGAGTGCGTGGCGAGCTGGCTGCTCGCCTGCTTGCTGCTGGTCGGCGCCGTGACCTTCTGCTTGCTGGTCGTCTGGCTCGGCATGCGCGGACCGTTTTCGATTTTCAAGTCCGTGTCCGTTAAGCCCATGCAAGTGAGTGGCGGCGGCGAGAGTGATCTCGGCGACGAACTGTTGCTGGCGTCGCCCGTCGCCAACGATCTGGCCGCCGAAACCGATTTGACCGACCCTGAGTTCCAGTCGACGCTGACCACGGTCATCGACGCCGCGGCCATGCACGAGGCTGCATTCGGCGACGCCACGTCGTTCGATGAGGCGCTGAGCGGCAGCGGGCCGAGCGGCACGGGCACGGCAGCCGGACCGGGCGACGACAGCGGCAAACCGGGCATCCCTCCGCACCTGCGCTGGGAGATCGACTTCGGCAGCGCGGATACACTCGACACTTACGCTCGCAAACTCGACGGCTTCGGCATCGAGCTGGCGACGTTCGGCGTGCGCGGACCGGGCCAATTGACCTATATCAAAAACCTGTCTCGCCCCGCGCCCGATGTCCGCGTCGGAGCGGCCGGAGCGGAGAAGCGGCTCTACATGTCGTGGCGCAGGGGCACGCTCCAAGAGGCCGACCGCAAGCTGGCGGCCAAGGCCGGCGTGCCGGCGGGAAGAATCCTGTTGCAATTCTATCCCGCCGAGACCGAGCAACTCCTGCTGCGCGCCGAGCACGACTTCCGCGGCCGCGACGCCTCGACCATCCGCAAGACACGCTTCGGCGTGCGGCCCGCCGATCGAGGCTACGAGTTTTTCGTCGTCGACCAGCAATATCTCTAGGCCGTCAAGCCGCTGATAGCTCGTCCCGGTTCATTGCCAGATGTCGGCTCCCTCTTTGAGCAGATTGGCCACCAGCGCCTGCTGCTGCCAATGCGTGCTCTGCTTCACTTTCTCGACAAACTCCGGCCGCACGAATTTGGCCCGGCCCGACACAACGCCGCCGGCCTCAGTCCTTAGATAAAGACCTTCCATGAGGTTGTCGGTCCGCTTGGTCGCCGGGTTCTGGAACTGGCTGTCAAAGAGGGACGGGCCGATCAACCGGCGCAGCTCTACTCTGCGGAGCACACCGGTGTGGAGCACGGGCACCGTCTCGATGCCCATGCCTTCGAGCAACGACGATCGTCGTTCAAGGCTGAGAAACGCCTCCTCATTCTTGTCGTAGATGTCGAACTCGAAGAAGTAGTGCGGAAGTTGGCGATAGTGGATGGAATGCCGCGCATAGAGCCACTCGCCGAACAAGATGAACCGGTCTTCGAGCCTCTCTTCCAGCACGAACCGCCTGACGGCCGCCCATTGCTTGAAAAGGTCGTATTGCGGGTGCATTCCCTCGGTGATGAGGTGGCCCCGACACTGGAGCACCATCTCACCGGCCGAGTTGAAATGGATGCCGACATTGGTGCCGTCGATCTTTTCTTCGACGACGAGCGACTCATTTGCGATGAACTGCTCCGACTCGGCTTCGTCGAGATGCTTGTCGTCATCGGTCCCCTCGGAGCCAAAGAGGTGAGGTGTCCTCGGGTATTTAATGAAATCGTCTCGTGAACTACCCATGACCGGTCACACCTTCTTCCCCGATGCCGAGCAGTCGACCGGAAGCTCGGCGTGAATGGAGACCCGCGTTTGTTGGTTCATAAACTCGGGCGCGACCTGTTCAGCGCCTGCGTAACCTCGTACCACAAAAGCGGTGAGACATCATGAGGGCCACTTGCCGCAATTCGCTTGATGGCTTCTTCCGGCTCGATGCCCTCGATCCGTGCCGTTACCGCCGCTGCAATGGCGGGCGAGCGACTCATGCCTCCGCTGCAGCTTATCAGCGTCGGCGCCATTGCCCTGACGAAGATGACCGCGGTGTTGATCGCCGCCTCGATTGTTACCGGTGAATTCCCTTGTCCGTCAACCAGCGGAAAACGGCAATAGATTAGCTCCCTTGGGGCCGAAACGGGCGACTCCTCCATTGCCAGGTCGATGACGGCCTGGATTCGGTGATCGAACACGCTTTTGAAATCACGCGCATCGAACGCATTGCCGATCCAGAGCAAGCCAGGAAGAACTTCTCGCATTATGTCGCTCCAATCACTCAGTCGTCTCCGACTCGTAAATTCCCAGCGCAGCCGAAACCCGCTTCCAACACGCAATCGCATAAGCCATCACGT
Proteins encoded in this region:
- a CDS encoding RNA ligase family protein, with the translated sequence MGSSRDDFIKYPRTPHLFGSEGTDDDKHLDEAESEQFIANESLVVEEKIDGTNVGIHFNSAGEMVLQCRGHLITEGMHPQYDLFKQWAAVRRFVLEERLEDRFILFGEWLYARHSIHYRQLPHYFFEFDIYDKNEEAFLSLERRSSLLEGMGIETVPVLHTGVLRRVELRRLIGPSLFDSQFQNPATKRTDNLMEGLYLRTEAGGVVSGRAKFVRPEFVEKVKQSTHWQQQALVANLLKEGADIWQ
- a CDS encoding dual specificity protein phosphatase; translated protein: MREVLPGLLWIGNAFDARDFKSVFDHRIQAVIDLAMEESPVSAPRELIYCRFPLVDGQGNSPVTIEAAINTAVIFVRAMAPTLISCSGGMSRSPAIAAAVTARIEGIEPEEAIKRIAASGPHDVSPLLWYEVTQALNRSRPSL